The genome window TGGGTGTGGCGGTCTTCGACAGCGCCAGCGGCGCCTTTCGCTTCGAGTCCGGCCCCATCTTCACGCAGCTGCTGCTCGCCGACGAGATCAACCGCGCCTCGCCCAAGACCCAGTCGGCCCTTCTGGAGGCCATGGAGGAGAGCCAGGTCACCGTCGAGGGCGCCACGCGCCCGCTGCCCGCGCCCTTCTTCGTCATCGCCACGCAGAACCCGCGTGACCAGCTGGGCACCTACCCGCTGCCGGAATCGCAGCTCGACCGCTTCCTGATGCGCTTGTCGCTGGGTTATCCCCCCGCCGCCGCCGAGCGCCAGCTGCTACTCGACCCGGACCACCGCGACCTGCTCGCCGGGCAGACCGCCATACTCGACGAGGCCTCGGTGAAGGCGATGCAGGCCGCCACCCGCGCCGTGCACGTCGCACCGGCAGCGGCCGACTACATCCTCGCACTGGTCCAGTACACCCGCGACACCGCCGGACTCCGGCAGGGACTCTCACCGCGCGGTGGTCTGGCCGTGCGCCGCGCCGCCCAGGCCTGGGCGTTGCTCGACGGACGCGACGCCGTGCTTCCCGAGGATATACAGCAGGTCTTTGCGGCCGTCGTCGGTCATCGCCTACAGCCACGCCCCGATAGCGCCGAGATACCGCCAACACCCGCGGAGATCCTGGCAGCCGTTCCCCTTCCCTGATCACCATGATTGGCCCGAGGGCGCTCGTAGAAGGCTGGCAGGATCGCTTCGAGGCTTGGCTGCTGAGACGAGTGCCACGCCAGCCCCTGCCCCAGCGCGTCGGCCGGCGGCGCGTCTACATCATGCCCACCCCCGCTGGCTACGCCTTCGCCGCCATGGTCTTCGCGCTGTGGCTGGGGGCGATGAATTACTCCAACAGCATGGGCTTCGCGCTCGCCTTTTTGCTGGCGGGCATCGGGTTGGTGGCCATGCACATGACGCACGCGAATCTGCTCGGCATCGAGTTGCGCGGCTGCGACGCACCGCCAGTGCACGCCGGCGAGACCGCCCGACTGCGCATCGACATCGGCCACACCGCAGGCAGCACGCGCGCCGCCATCGCTGCGGAATGGCCACGCGGTACGCCCGGCGGCGGTGACAGCACCGATTTGCCCGCTCACGGCAGCACCAGCCTTCGGCTGAGCCTCGACACCGAGCAGCGTGGCCGCCTGCTACTACCTCCGATCTCGCTGAGAACGCGCTTTCCACTCGGCCTGTTCCGCGCCTGGACCTGGATTCGCCCCGAGCTCGCGCTCACCGTCTACCCAGCGCCGATGGCGACACCGCTGCAGCCTGCGCCTGTGCAGGGCCAAGAGGGCGCACACAGCGACGGCCGCACGGGTCGCGACAGCTTCGACACGCTGCGCGACTACCGGCGCGGGGACACCCGGCACGATATCCACTGGAAGCGCCTTCCCAAGGACGGCAAACCGACCGTCAAGCAGTTCCACGACACCGCTGACAAGCGTCTGTGGCTGGACTGGGATGCCGTGATGGGCGACACCGAAGAGCGTCTGTCGCGGCTTTGCGCCCAAATTCTGGCCGCCGACACGCGCGGGCTGAGCCGGGGGCTGCGCCTACCCGACCAGGAGTTCGGCATCGATAGCGGCAGTGCACATCGCCACCGCTGCCTGCGCGCGCTGGCGCATTTCGGTACGGAGACTCAAGCGTGAGCTTGAATACCGAAAGCCTCGACCAACGCCGCCTGACGCGCCTGCTTGCCGCCATCGCGCTGGTGCTGGCACCGCATGCCCTGCATCTGCCGCCCTGGCTCAGCCTGACGGTAGGCGCGCTGATCGCCTGGCGCTGGGGTAGCGCGCGTCACGGCTGGCCCCTGCCCGGCCGCTGGCTGCGTACCGTGCTCACGCTGGGCGCCTTCGCTGCCGTCTTCGTCACCTACGGCCGCAGTTCCGGGCAAGTGGCCGGCACGGCGCTGCTCTGCCTCCTCATCGGCCTCAAGCTCACTGAGCTGGAGGACCGCCGCGGCGCCACCGTCCTGCTGCTGCTGCTCTACTTCACGCTGTTCACGCATTTCTTGCGCGACCAAGCGATCTGGACGGTGGCGTGGATGATCGCTGCGGTCTGGCTGGTAACCGCCCTGCTCATCGACGGCCAGCGCCAGACACCACGCCCGGCGCGCGAAGACCTGAGCATGGCCGGCCGCGTGCTGTTGCTGGCGCTGCCGGTGATGCTGCTGCTGTGGATCCTGTTTCCACGCATCCCCGGCCCACTCTGGGGAGCGCCCGTCAACCAGGGCGTGGGACGCACCGGTATCGATGAGCGCATGGCACCGGGTGATATCGCGGAGCTCATCCAGTCCGACGCGGTCGCCTTCCGCGTCCGCTTCGACGACAACGCCCCGGCCAAGCCAGAGCGCTATTGGCGCGGCCCGGTGCTGTGGTACACCGACGGCCGCGAATGGCGGCCCCAGGCGGCAGCGCGCGCCCGCCCGCGACAAGGCGAGCCGCCCGCTGTCGACATCGCCGGGCCCGCCTTCGACTACGAGCTAACCATCGAGCCGCATCAGCTGGAGTACATCTTCGCGCTGGATCATGCCGCCCCCGGCACGCTGCCGGAAAAGCTGTCGCGCAACGCCGATGGAGCGGTGGTTGCCGAACAGAACATTCGCAACCGCAGCGCCTACCGACTGCGCAGCTACCCGGAGGCCCGGCTCGGCCAAACCCTCGACGAAAGCGCGCGGCGACGGGCATTGCAGCTACCTGCCGAGGCCAATCCGCGCACGCGGGCACTGGCCGAGCGCTGGCGCATTCAGAACCCCGACCCCATGCAGATTGCCGGCCGTGCTCTGGAACGCTTCCGGCAAGAAGAATTCTTCTACACGCTATCGCCGCCGCCACTCGGCGCGAACAGCTTTGACGCCTTTCTCTTCGAGACACAGCGTGGCTTCTGCGAGCACTACGCCGGCAGTTTCGCCACGCTGATGCGCGCCGCGGGTGTACCGGCGCGCGTCGTGCTCGGCTATCAAGGCGGCAGCACCGCGCAGGTCGGCGACTATCTGATCGTGCGCCAGTCCGACGCCCATGCCTGGGTGGAGATCTGGGTGCGCCAACGTGGCTGGGTGCGTATCGACCCCACCGCTGCAGTCGCCCCCAACCGCGTCGAACAGAACCTGGACAGCGCACTGGCCGAGGCCGGTGAGAGCCGCGCCTTCAGCTGGCAGCGCAGCCTGGAGATCGGCCGCTGGGTCACCGCGCGCTGGGACTTCCTGAACGCCCAGTGGAACCGCTGGGTGCTCGCCTACGGCCCCGAGCTTCAGCGCGCGCTGCTGTCGCGCGTCGGTCTGGGGGACTGGCAGCGGATGCTGCTGGCGCTTACCGGCCTGCTGGCCTTGCTGATGGGTGCCATCGCCCTGCTCGTCGTGCGCGATGCGCTGGCCGATCACCATACCGACCCACTGCAGCGCGAGTGGCTGCGCATCCTGGCGCGGCTGGGGCGTTCGGGGCTACCGGCGCAGCCCGCAGAAGGCCCGCGCGACTATGTGCAGCGCATCCGGCCGCAACTCCCGGTATCGGCGCAACGCGCGCTCAACGACGCCGCCGATGCCTATTTGCGCGCGCGGTATCAAGCGGTGACCTCGGCCGAGCGCGACGCACTGGCCAGCCGCGTACGCGATGCGCGCCACCGACTGCCGCCGCTGGTGCTGCGCCCGGCCATGGCTGCAGCGCACCGGCGTTTCAGCGCGCGCTTTGCGTCTCGGGGATCAGTTCGCAGGCCATGACGAGCGCATCCTCGCGCCCGCCGCCCGCTTGCGGATAGTAGTCGCGACGCCGAGCCAGGACAGCGAAGCCCAGATCGGCGTAGAGGGCGATTGCGGACTGGTTGGAGGCGCGCACCTCCAGCAGCACGCGCCGCGCATCCGCCGCCGCCGCCTGGCGCAGCACATGGCGCACGAGCAGCCCACCCCAGCCGCGGCGCCGGGCCAGCGGTGCCACGGCAACATTCAGTAGGTGCGCCTCATCCATCGCCAAGGAGCTGATGGCAAAGGCGTCGACCTGCGGGCTTCGCACAGACGGCGGCGACTCTAGCAGCACCCAGCCGCTGTAGCCGGCGCGCAGGCAGTCCGCAAACATACCGCGGCTCCAGGGGGTCGGCTGACTGACTCGCTCGATGGCATGCACGGCGTCGAGATGCGCCTCTGCCATAGGCAAGAGGCGACCGCGGGCCGGTTCGCCCGCAAGCGTCTCGTCGTCAGCCGCCAGCGCCATCTTCTGCCAACAGGGCATGCACGCGCTTGAGATCCTGCCAAGCCTTGGCCTTCTCGTGTGGCGAACGCAGCAGATAGGCCGGGTGATAGCTAACCCACACCGGGACCTCTTCCTCACCGTAGTGATGCAACTTGCCGCGCAACCGCGCCAATGGCTCGGCGGTATCGAGCAGCCGCTGCGCCGCGACACGACCCACGGCCAGGATGAGCTTGGGCTGGATCAGGCGGATCTGGGTGTCGAGGAAAGGCCGGCAGGCCGCCACTTCCTGCGGCTGCGGATCGCGATTGTTGGGCGGCCGGCATTTCACGACGTTGGCGATGTAGGTGTTGTCGCCGCGACTGTGGCCGATGGCCGCCAGCATCGCGTCCAGCAACTGCCCGGCACGACCGACGAAGGGCTCGCCACGGCGATCCTCCTCGGCGCCGGGGCCTTCGCCCACAATCATCAGCGGCGCCGCCTCCGCGCCCACACCGAAGACCGTCTGCGTGCGCGTGCCGGCCAGCGCGCAGCGCTGGCATTCGGCCACACAGCGCCGGGCTTCCTCCAGGCTATCGAGCTGCGGCACGGGTTCCGGCTCGGGAGCCGCTGGCACAGGCGCTTCCGCGGTCGGAGCTGGCGCTGGCGCTGGATCCGATTGTCTGGCGGCCGGCGGTGGGCCGGCCGTTGGCCGCTCGATCCGCACCG of Algiphilus aromaticivorans DG1253 contains these proteins:
- a CDS encoding uracil-DNA glycosylase — its product is MPAAPEPEPVPQLDSLEEARRCVAECQRCALAGTRTQTVFGVGAEAAPLMIVGEGPGAEEDRRGEPFVGRAGQLLDAMLAAIGHSRGDNTYIANVVKCRPPNNRDPQPQEVAACRPFLDTQIRLIQPKLILAVGRVAAQRLLDTAEPLARLRGKLHHYGEEEVPVWVSYHPAYLLRSPHEKAKAWQDLKRVHALLAEDGAGG
- a CDS encoding AAA family ATPase, encoding MQKAAEQALAAIDAIILGKAEQTRLAFCCLIAGGHLLIEDLPGVGKTTLAHGLARVLGLGYQRIQFTSDLLPADILGVAVFDSASGAFRFESGPIFTQLLLADEINRASPKTQSALLEAMEESQVTVEGATRPLPAPFFVIATQNPRDQLGTYPLPESQLDRFLMRLSLGYPPAAAERQLLLDPDHRDLLAGQTAILDEASVKAMQAATRAVHVAPAAADYILALVQYTRDTAGLRQGLSPRGGLAVRRAAQAWALLDGRDAVLPEDIQQVFAAVVGHRLQPRPDSAEIPPTPAEILAAVPLP
- a CDS encoding DUF58 domain-containing protein translates to MIGPRALVEGWQDRFEAWLLRRVPRQPLPQRVGRRRVYIMPTPAGYAFAAMVFALWLGAMNYSNSMGFALAFLLAGIGLVAMHMTHANLLGIELRGCDAPPVHAGETARLRIDIGHTAGSTRAAIAAEWPRGTPGGGDSTDLPAHGSTSLRLSLDTEQRGRLLLPPISLRTRFPLGLFRAWTWIRPELALTVYPAPMATPLQPAPVQGQEGAHSDGRTGRDSFDTLRDYRRGDTRHDIHWKRLPKDGKPTVKQFHDTADKRLWLDWDAVMGDTEERLSRLCAQILAADTRGLSRGLRLPDQEFGIDSGSAHRHRCLRALAHFGTETQA
- a CDS encoding transglutaminase TgpA family protein, translating into MSLNTESLDQRRLTRLLAAIALVLAPHALHLPPWLSLTVGALIAWRWGSARHGWPLPGRWLRTVLTLGAFAAVFVTYGRSSGQVAGTALLCLLIGLKLTELEDRRGATVLLLLLYFTLFTHFLRDQAIWTVAWMIAAVWLVTALLIDGQRQTPRPAREDLSMAGRVLLLALPVMLLLWILFPRIPGPLWGAPVNQGVGRTGIDERMAPGDIAELIQSDAVAFRVRFDDNAPAKPERYWRGPVLWYTDGREWRPQAAARARPRQGEPPAVDIAGPAFDYELTIEPHQLEYIFALDHAAPGTLPEKLSRNADGAVVAEQNIRNRSAYRLRSYPEARLGQTLDESARRRALQLPAEANPRTRALAERWRIQNPDPMQIAGRALERFRQEEFFYTLSPPPLGANSFDAFLFETQRGFCEHYAGSFATLMRAAGVPARVVLGYQGGSTAQVGDYLIVRQSDAHAWVEIWVRQRGWVRIDPTAAVAPNRVEQNLDSALAEAGESRAFSWQRSLEIGRWVTARWDFLNAQWNRWVLAYGPELQRALLSRVGLGDWQRMLLALTGLLALLMGAIALLVVRDALADHHTDPLQREWLRILARLGRSGLPAQPAEGPRDYVQRIRPQLPVSAQRALNDAADAYLRARYQAVTSAERDALASRVRDARHRLPPLVLRPAMAAAHRRFSARFASRGSVRRP
- the rimI gene encoding ribosomal protein S18-alanine N-acetyltransferase; amino-acid sequence: MALAADDETLAGEPARGRLLPMAEAHLDAVHAIERVSQPTPWSRGMFADCLRAGYSGWVLLESPPSVRSPQVDAFAISSLAMDEAHLLNVAVAPLARRRGWGGLLVRHVLRQAAAADARRVLLEVRASNQSAIALYADLGFAVLARRRDYYPQAGGGREDALVMACELIPETQSAR